TCCACACAATAttctaagtttttttttgttttgttttgttttgttgtttgttgttgtttgattgTTCGTAGGAAAATTTAAGGATAAGGCTGAGACTCTGAATAATGTGGCTAGACGGAAGGCAGAGAGCAAACCTCAAGACAAAGGTGAAGGTAATATGGACGCTTTCAGAGTCTGGTCACGAACACAGACTGAAAGCTTCTCATTGTCTGGGCTGTAAATCACTGTCTCTGCTTGAAAAATCAGTGAGTCAAACAGTTTCTGTGGCTGCTTCGTCTTCAATGATACATGGCCTCACTTATgataatctgtgtgtgtgtgaccaatAGCAGAGCATTAAGTGTACACAGCATAAATAAACCACAACAAATATATCAATTTGTCTGttatatactgtaaaaaaaacaacacataatcAGTACCGATAACTAGATAAAGTGCATTAAAGGCCATGCAATAAAATCCAAATGCATACAGCTATGAAGAGAGAGACATATTCAGTGCAGTAGCCCTGAGGATAATCTCATACATTATGTAAGTTCCAGCAAAACATTCACTGCATTTCTCCATAGAGCCAGTGCTGAAGTCTAAAATGATATGGGAATTCTTCAGATAGCTGAATGAGTCAGAGACGCAAGGGAAATGATCAAAATATTTGGGATTCCTTTAGCAGATGGTGAGGAGAAAACCGAGAAGACTAAAGCACCTGAGGCTGCCCCAGCtgcagaaacagagaagaagGAGCAGACAGAGGACGAGAAGGTACTCTTCTACCATGTCCAGGTCCTTAACAAAAAGCCCAGAAGTCAGTCTTTGATACCTGTCTATGTAAGAGAACTATAATTTTTGACAACCAGCCTTGTCTTTAGGCTAATTTAGTCACTGCTTTCATCTtgttctctctcctctgcttctgTCCATCATGGTGTCTTTCTCACTTCAGGAGGATGTACCAGCAAAACAGGATGGGTCAGGAGGCTCAGAAGACTCTGACAGTGATGAAGAGGACAGCGACGACGACAGTGACGAGTCcagtgaagatgaggatgatgaggatgaagatgacACAGACgatgaagaagatgaaaaagaagATGAGCCTCTCTCTTTGGAGTGGCCTGGCACACGACGTAAGCAAGCCACCTACCTCTTCCTGCTGCCTATAGTTTTCCCTCTGTGGCTCACAGTCCCTGATGTTCGCAATCAGGTGAGAGatacaaacacatttctgagaTCAGCAGTGCCACCTTCAATTGCACTACATTTTACTTTTACATCATTTACTCTGTCCAACAGAAATCCAGAAAATTCTTTGTCCTCACCTTCTTGGGCTCCATTATGTGGATTGCTGTCTTCTCCTACCTCATGGTGTGGTGGGCCCATCAGGTCAGTGACTGCAGAGAAATCCTTTACTTTGCTTCCTTTTTGtgaacatggaaaaaaaatcacaaagaatATAAATTAAATGTCAAGTACCCATAAATCCAGGTattaatagtttaaaaaaacatatctaTTTAAAAGGAATTGAGGAACCAATAGTAATTAAGCTAATTACACTATATtcccaaaagtattcgctcacctgtcttgactcgcatatgaatgtaagtgacgtcccattcctaatccatagggttcaatatgatgtcggtccaccctttgcagctagaacagcttcaactcttctgggaaggctgtccacaaggtttaggagtgtgtttatgggaatttttgaccattcttccagaagcacatttgtgaggtcacacactgatgttggatgaGAAGGCCTGGCTTTCAGTCTGCACtttaattcatcccaaaggttttctattgggttgaggtcaggactctgtgcaggccagtcaagttcatccacaccagactctgtcatccatgtgtttatggaccttgctttgtgcactggtgcacagtcatgttggaagaggaaggggccagctccaaactgttcccacaaagttgggagcaaggaattgtccaaaatgtcttggtatgctgaagcattcagagttcctttcactggaactaaggggccaagcccagctcctgaaaaacaagcccacaccataatcccccctccaccaaactttacacttggcacaatgcagtccgacaagtatcgttctcctggcaactGCCAAACCcaggtccatcagattgccagatggagaagcgcaATTCGTCACTCCAGAGACGGCGcactttacaccactgcatctgaCGCTTTGCAtcgcacttggtgatgtatggcttggatgcagctgctcagccatggaaacccattccatgaagctctctgctgaagcactgttcttgagctaatctgaaggccacatgtttacgtggccgaccacttggtggctgagttgctgtcgttcccacacacttccactttctgataatacagctgacagttgactgtggaatatttaggagtgaggaaatgtcacgactggatttctttcacaaatgtttgtaaaagcagtctgcatgcc
This window of the Acanthochromis polyacanthus isolate Apoly-LR-REF ecotype Palm Island chromosome 8, KAUST_Apoly_ChrSc, whole genome shotgun sequence genome carries:
- the LOC110948612 gene encoding sodium/potassium/calcium exchanger 1-like isoform X1; this translates as MIKIFGIPLADGEEKTEKTKAPEAAPAAETEKKEQTEDEKVLFYHVQVLNKKPRSQSLIPVYEDVPAKQDGSGGSEDSDSDEEDSDDDSDESSEDEDDEDEDDTDDEEDEKEDEPLSLEWPGTRRKQATYLFLLPIVFPLWLTVPDVRNQKSRKFFVLTFLGSIMWIAVFSYLMVWWAHQVGETIGISEEIMGLTILAAGTSIPDLITSVIVARKGLGDMAVSSSVGSNIFDITVGLPVPWLLYSSFHGFAPVAVSSNGLFCAIVLLFLMLLFVIISIATCKWKMNKVLGFTMFLLYFIFLVLSVMLEDRIIICPVSI
- the LOC110948612 gene encoding sodium/potassium/calcium exchanger 1-like isoform X2, encoding MIKIFGIPLADGEEKTEKTKAPEAAPAAETEKKEQTEDEKEDVPAKQDGSGGSEDSDSDEEDSDDDSDESSEDEDDEDEDDTDDEEDEKEDEPLSLEWPGTRRKQATYLFLLPIVFPLWLTVPDVRNQKSRKFFVLTFLGSIMWIAVFSYLMVWWAHQVGETIGISEEIMGLTILAAGTSIPDLITSVIVARKGLGDMAVSSSVGSNIFDITVGLPVPWLLYSSFHGFAPVAVSSNGLFCAIVLLFLMLLFVIISIATCKWKMNKVLGFTMFLLYFIFLVLSVMLEDRIIICPVSI